GGAACTGCTTGAACCTGCCGAACTTCCCGCACCCGCTGCACTTCCTGTTCCTGCACTGTTGCCACCTGTACCTGTTGTATTCCCTGCAGAAGACGTCGAACTGTTGTTCGAGTTTGTGGAAGATGATGTCTCATCAAAATCAATTTCCTGTGTAAGCGTTCCAATTGTGACGGAACCACTCTCCGTAACTCCTACGGTCAGATTCCCACTCTCAACAGTTGTCTCCTTATAAACGGTTTCTGTATCGTTTGAGCTCTTACTCTGATAAGCCCATACACTGATTCCTGTTCCTGCAACCGCCACAGCACATATCCCCGCAACTGCTGCCTTTATTTTTTTCCCTGCTTTCATTGTTCCATTCCTTTCCTATTCCTCTGTCTCAATCAGACAGGTATCGTCTGCTGAAATTCCTTCTACCACAACCGTATACTGCTCTGTGCTTTCTCCGATTGTAACCGGTATCTCAACAACGTCGCCATTTTCATCGTACTGTTTTACTTTTGCTGTCGTTCCATCAATATCTGACAGTGCATCTGTCTCGATATAGTAAACATCTTCCACCGTTCCATAAGAAAACGTAACGTTTGCAGAGGAACCGGAACTTAACATACCGTCAGAATTGTCAATCTGTATCCCAACTGCATACGTTACATTTGATACGCTTCCTCCTGTCGTTGCGGAAGATGCAATGGATGCCACTTTTCCTTCCACGTTACCGGTTCTGGCACCTGAAATTGCAACCGAAACAGTATCTCCTACGGCAATTTTTGAGATATCTTCCTGTGATACTTCTACCGAAATACTGATTGTCTGCGTATTATAATAAGAAACAAATGCCTGCTGTTCCACAAGGGTATCGTCAGCATCATAGGTCACAGATGCAATCGTTCCATCCTGGCTTGCACACACAACACCATCTTCTAATGAAAGCAGGGCATTTTGCTCTTCTTCCAAATCATCTAATGTACTCTGTGCACTATCCACCGCATCCTGCAGTGTGGTAATGGTTGCATCATACGTGCTGTCCGCATACTGTGCCTCAAGCACGGTAGAATCGTATTCATTTTCTATACTTACCTGCTTTGTCACCGCATCACGTAATGCCTGCTGATAATCACTCTCTAACTGGGACAGTTTGCTTTCTAATTCCTCTTTCTTCTTGGTTGCCTGCTGGGCTGCCTGTTCCGCCTGCTGTTTGGCTGACTCTGCCTCTTTTTGTGCCGCCTGCAAATCACTTTGGGCTTTTTCTGCATTCTGTTTCGCCTGACTCATGCTCTCGTCTGCTGCTTCCACTGCGCCATAGTCTTGACTAACCTGCTCCATCAACGTTGTAATATCGTCTCTGGATGTCTCTAAATTGTCTGCCGAAGTAATCAGATTCTGCAATGCAGCTAAGTCATTTGTCAGCGTTGTTTTTGCCGTATCGTATGCCTCTTTTTGCTCCTGATAAGCTGTCTGCGCTGCTGTGGCTGCATCCGTTGCCGATGTGACAGCAGCCTCTTTTTCCTCTACACCTGCTTCCGTGTAGTAGGTATTGTTTGCAAGGTTATTGGTGTAAGTTGCGATGTCATTTTTAGCATTTTCCCATTCCGCCTTTTTTTCCGCAACGGTTGCATCCAATGCACTTAAGGATGCGCTATAACTTGCATCTGCATTTTCTGCATCCGTTAATGTCGACTGGTACGTGTACTGTACCTCTAAGACTCCTGTCTCATAGTTCATCTCTGCTGTATCTAAATCATCTTTTGCATCCGCAACTGCTTCCTCATAATATTCTTTCGCTGCCTCCACACTGTCATCTGTCAGTTTATAAAGTGCATCTCCTTCATTGACAGAATCCCCAGATTCTACATAAACTTCTTCCACTGTCATTGTCACTGCTGTTACAGAAAATTCCGGCAACTGGCTGTCCGTTGAGATTGCCGTGGTGCCGTCCTCCTCAAACGCCAGTTCCAGGTCCCCATATTGTAGTGAAGTCTCCTGATATGCACTTTCTTTTTCTGTACCTTTTGCATGAATCATCGTGAATCCAATGGTTCCACCAACAATCACTACAACCATAGTTCCAGATATTTCCACCCAGAACTTTTTACTATGCTTCATGAATCAACCTTACCTTTCCGTATCCCGCTCTTCTTATTCTTAATAAGCAGAAACTATACTCAAATTTTTCATTGTGCCTATCTTACCAATGCAACCTTAACGTTAATTGAATGTAGTGTGACGGTTATGTGTAGATTCCGTTAAATAAGTGTGTTATAAAAAGACGGGACAGCCGCTTTGCAAAAAACTGCAAAACGGCTGTCCCGTCTTTTTATCATGATCTATATCCTTTTTATACCATTCGGACAAGCCATACATTACTCCGTACCATACAGTATCCGATTATCACCTTAATCATCTCCGTTGCCTGCACAAAGAAATAGATGCTTACAATTCCAAGACCTGTGAAATGTGCTAATACAAATGCTGTCGGCACCACAATTACCCATGTAAAAACGGAGTCAAATAAAAATGTGACAAATGTTTTTCCACCGGAACGTAGGGTG
Above is a genomic segment from Roseburia sp. 831b containing:
- a CDS encoding HlyD family efflux transporter periplasmic adaptor subunit; the protein is MKHSKKFWVEISGTMVVVIVGGTIGFTMIHAKGTEKESAYQETSLQYGDLELAFEEDGTTAISTDSQLPEFSVTAVTMTVEEVYVESGDSVNEGDALYKLTDDSVEAAKEYYEEAVADAKDDLDTAEMNYETGVLEVQYTYQSTLTDAENADASYSASLSALDATVAEKKAEWENAKNDIATYTNNLANNTYYTEAGVEEKEAAVTSATDAATAAQTAYQEQKEAYDTAKTTLTNDLAALQNLITSADNLETSRDDITTLMEQVSQDYGAVEAADESMSQAKQNAEKAQSDLQAAQKEAESAKQQAEQAAQQATKKKEELESKLSQLESDYQQALRDAVTKQVSIENEYDSTVLEAQYADSTYDATITTLQDAVDSAQSTLDDLEEEQNALLSLEDGVVCASQDGTIASVTYDADDTLVEQQAFVSYYNTQTISISVEVSQEDISKIAVGDTVSVAISGARTGNVEGKVASIASSATTGGSVSNVTYAVGIQIDNSDGMLSSGSSANVTFSYGTVEDVYYIETDALSDIDGTTAKVKQYDENGDVVEIPVTIGESTEQYTVVVEGISADDTCLIETEE